A genomic stretch from Anaerolinea thermophila UNI-1 includes:
- a CDS encoding glycosyltransferase family 2 protein has translation MTSDHSPILALIPAHNEAARIAPVIAGARQHLPVLVVDDGSTDDTARVANAAGAEVVRQTPNRGKGEALKTGFRWALERDFDAVLTLDADGQHDPAEIPAFLEKWAQTRADLIIGARDFRQMPLHRRLANTSGTWLFSWAVGRSIRDNQSGYRLISQRLMEEALASAHGGFEFEVDMIVICIQRNYKLEWVNIRTIYGDEKSHIQPFRHVQGFIRLALATRRLMKQK, from the coding sequence ATGACGTCCGACCATTCTCCCATCCTTGCCCTCATTCCTGCCCACAACGAAGCCGCGCGCATTGCGCCGGTGATTGCCGGAGCGCGTCAGCACCTGCCGGTGCTGGTGGTGGATGACGGCTCCACGGATGACACCGCCCGTGTTGCCAACGCCGCCGGCGCCGAAGTGGTGCGCCAGACCCCCAACCGCGGCAAAGGCGAAGCGCTGAAGACCGGCTTCCGCTGGGCGCTGGAACGCGATTTTGATGCTGTGCTGACACTGGACGCCGACGGACAACACGACCCGGCAGAAATTCCCGCCTTCCTGGAAAAATGGGCGCAAACCCGCGCTGACTTAATCATCGGCGCGCGCGATTTTCGCCAAATGCCCCTGCACCGCCGTCTTGCCAATACCAGCGGCACCTGGCTGTTCTCGTGGGCAGTGGGGCGTTCCATCCGCGATAATCAATCCGGCTACCGGCTCATCTCCCAACGCCTGATGGAAGAGGCGCTTGCCAGCGCGCACGGCGGGTTTGAGTTTGAGGTGGATATGATCGTCATCTGCATTCAGCGCAATTACAAACTGGAGTGGGTGAACATCCGCACCATTTACGGAGATGAAAAAAGCCACATCCAGCCGTTCCGCCATGTACAGGGCTTCATCCGTTTAGCGCTGGCAACCCGCCGCTTGATGAAGCAAAAGTGA
- a CDS encoding PadR family transcriptional regulator, producing the protein MSVRNAILGLLCQRTRYGYEVLQAFQAVAGGRETWDLKPAQVYTTLARLKDSGLVIEEFPDGNEDPAKRRYTITPAGKAELQRWFETPVRTEHQRDEFFLKLMLALATGEADPRRLIYLQRANLFQELHRLTALRMELDPYTSLAHILLLDQAVMHVEADLRWLEMIEARLDEVRKQPIPEPELRPRGRPSKQEKLTTSLKEEQ; encoded by the coding sequence ATGTCTGTTCGCAACGCCATTTTAGGACTGCTCTGCCAGCGCACCCGCTACGGTTACGAAGTGCTTCAAGCCTTTCAAGCCGTGGCAGGCGGACGGGAAACCTGGGATTTGAAACCTGCCCAGGTGTACACCACCCTCGCCCGTCTGAAAGACAGCGGACTGGTGATCGAAGAATTTCCCGATGGAAACGAAGACCCCGCCAAACGCCGCTACACCATCACCCCGGCAGGCAAAGCCGAATTACAGCGCTGGTTCGAAACCCCCGTGCGGACAGAACATCAGCGTGATGAATTTTTCCTGAAACTGATGCTGGCACTGGCAACCGGCGAAGCTGACCCGCGCCGGTTAATTTACCTGCAACGCGCCAACCTGTTCCAGGAACTGCACCGCCTGACCGCTCTGCGCATGGAACTGGACCCGTATACCTCGCTGGCGCACATCCTCTTGCTGGATCAAGCCGTGATGCACGTGGAAGCCGACCTGCGCTGGCTGGAAATGATTGAAGCCCGCCTGGACGAGGTGCGCAAACAACCCATCCCTGAGCCGGAACTCCGTCCGAGAGGCAGACCGAGCAAACAGGAAAAACTCACTACCAGTTTGAAGGAGGAACAATGA
- a CDS encoding ABC transporter ATP-binding protein, which translates to MSNPIVSTQALTKVYGQGAAAVRALDGVNLTIQPGEFVAVMGPSGCGKSTLLHLIGGLDRPTSGTVWLDGQDLTQLNDDQVTSIRRKKMGFIFQFFNLIPVLNALENAALPMILDGMRPAEARKRAQEWLERVGLGHRLTHRPSELSGGEQQRVAIARALASDPALILADEPTGNLDSRASEEIAGLLRQISSTWERTILMVTHDARIAAYADRIVFLKDGKVVDETILEHRNGEQAEMVADKMKEIGD; encoded by the coding sequence ATGAGCAACCCCATCGTATCTACCCAAGCCCTGACCAAAGTGTACGGGCAAGGCGCCGCCGCCGTTCGCGCTCTGGATGGCGTGAACCTGACCATTCAACCGGGCGAGTTTGTTGCCGTTATGGGACCCAGCGGGTGCGGAAAATCCACCCTGTTGCACCTCATCGGCGGGCTGGACCGCCCCACCTCAGGCACTGTCTGGCTGGACGGACAGGACCTGACCCAATTAAATGATGACCAGGTCACATCCATCCGCCGCAAGAAAATGGGCTTCATCTTCCAGTTCTTTAACCTGATTCCGGTGCTGAACGCGCTGGAAAACGCCGCCCTGCCGATGATTCTGGACGGCATGCGCCCCGCCGAAGCCCGCAAGCGCGCTCAGGAATGGCTGGAACGGGTAGGACTGGGACACCGGCTGACCCACCGTCCTTCGGAACTCTCCGGCGGCGAGCAACAGCGGGTGGCAATTGCCCGCGCGCTGGCAAGCGATCCCGCGCTGATTCTGGCGGATGAACCCACCGGTAACCTGGATTCGCGCGCCTCGGAAGAAATTGCCGGTCTGCTGAGACAAATCTCCAGCACCTGGGAACGCACCATCCTCATGGTGACGCATGACGCCCGCATCGCTGCTTATGCCGACCGCATCGTTTTCCTGAAAGACGGCAAAGTGGTGGATGAGACCATCCTGGAGCACCGCAACGGCGAGCAGGCGGAGATGGTGGCAGACAAGATGAAAGAAATTGGCGATTAA
- a CDS encoding ABC transporter permease: MNLYLTLALRYLSGRKLRTALTTLAIVFGVMVIFGMNTFMPTFVKTFQTQAMAAAGQVDLTITQKTGEAFEPAVLDKIRAVDGVKVATGALERLINLPANYVDNDPQTPDRITAVILKGIVPQESRQMIAYNIVEGRFLEEGDTSAAVITRSLAREFGVKLGDTLSLPTAIGLSDLTIVGILPEQILPGNEVVLVPLAEAQRLTNMPNKINVGDANLDSMDEARRNEIQQNVLKAIGDAYKIGALEAGSEILTNIRNAQSIFNLMGFLALVMGGFIIFNTFRTIIAERRRDIGMLRALGASRSAIRWIILTEGLVQGVIGTALGLIFGYLFGAFTLNLTTPMWQQYLNLNVSSPEISPSLVLTSIILGVGITILSGLIPANSATRITPLEALRPSLGSVSFKRIAGISFWTGVVLFAIAVGLLFTGSMQFISFGAMLFVGAIILMAPALVNPISVMFATLLTLLFARDGTAHLAEGNLSRQPGRATVTASTTMIALAVVVMMAAVLSSVALTFTRIMEKSLGSDYLIMPPTLAVWGSNTGAAPNLAEELRQVPGVAVVSTLRFAATQIKDISVGILGIEPGTYRQLDLLSFAEGDADAAYRAMENERAMIINGVLGAAAGIQPGDEVELLTPKGKQTYRVVALATDYLNAKTTTAYISQHFIEEDFGRNEDIFFHINITPDADRQAVENAFTGILKNYPQFKLVDGKKYVEENARLFDAVFLGMYVMAAFLAIPSLIAMVNTLAIGVIERTREIGMLRAVGAIRRQVRRMILSEALILSAIGTAFGILAGLYMGYMAVKAFEAMGFPMEYLFPGSGILIAIAVGILFGALAAIVPARQAARLDVVEALRYE, translated from the coding sequence ATGAACCTGTATCTGACCCTTGCTTTACGATATTTGAGCGGGCGCAAACTGCGCACCGCGCTCACCACCCTCGCCATTGTCTTTGGCGTGATGGTGATTTTCGGCATGAATACCTTCATGCCCACCTTTGTCAAGACCTTCCAAACCCAAGCCATGGCGGCGGCTGGACAGGTCGATCTGACCATCACCCAGAAAACCGGCGAAGCCTTTGAGCCTGCCGTGCTGGACAAAATTCGCGCAGTGGATGGGGTGAAAGTGGCTACCGGCGCGCTGGAGCGGTTAATCAACCTGCCCGCGAACTACGTGGATAACGACCCGCAAACCCCCGACCGCATCACTGCGGTGATTCTGAAGGGCATCGTCCCGCAGGAATCGCGTCAGATGATTGCCTACAACATTGTTGAAGGGCGTTTCCTGGAAGAGGGCGATACCAGCGCGGCGGTCATCACCCGCTCGCTGGCGCGCGAGTTCGGCGTCAAACTGGGCGATACGTTGAGCCTGCCCACCGCCATCGGCTTGAGCGACCTGACCATCGTAGGCATCCTGCCCGAGCAGATTCTGCCCGGCAACGAAGTGGTGCTGGTGCCGCTTGCCGAAGCTCAGCGTCTGACCAACATGCCCAACAAAATCAATGTGGGGGATGCCAACCTCGACTCAATGGATGAGGCGCGGCGCAATGAAATCCAGCAGAACGTGCTGAAAGCCATTGGCGATGCCTACAAAATCGGCGCGCTGGAAGCCGGCTCGGAGATTCTGACCAACATCCGCAATGCGCAGTCCATCTTCAACCTGATGGGCTTTCTGGCGCTGGTGATGGGCGGATTTATCATCTTCAACACCTTCCGCACCATCATTGCCGAACGCCGCCGCGATATCGGCATGCTGAGGGCGCTGGGCGCCAGCCGCAGTGCCATCCGCTGGATTATCCTCACCGAAGGGCTGGTACAGGGCGTCATCGGCACGGCGCTGGGTTTGATCTTTGGCTATCTGTTTGGAGCGTTTACGCTCAACCTGACCACGCCGATGTGGCAGCAGTACCTCAACTTAAACGTGAGCAGTCCTGAAATTTCACCCTCGCTGGTACTGACCTCGATCATCCTGGGGGTGGGAATTACCATCCTCTCCGGGCTGATTCCGGCAAACTCGGCTACGCGCATCACGCCGCTGGAAGCTCTGCGCCCCTCGCTGGGGAGCGTTTCCTTCAAACGCATCGCCGGCATTTCCTTCTGGACAGGCGTGGTTCTGTTCGCCATTGCCGTTGGACTGCTCTTTACCGGCTCCATGCAGTTTATCAGTTTTGGCGCCATGCTTTTCGTCGGCGCGATTATCCTCATGGCTCCAGCACTGGTCAATCCCATTTCGGTGATGTTCGCCACCCTGCTCACCCTGCTCTTTGCCCGTGACGGCACCGCCCACCTGGCAGAGGGCAACCTGAGCCGCCAGCCCGGGCGTGCCACGGTCACCGCCTCAACCACCATGATTGCCCTGGCGGTGGTGGTAATGATGGCGGCAGTGCTTTCCTCGGTGGCGCTGACCTTTACGCGCATCATGGAGAAGAGTTTGGGAAGCGATTACCTCATCATGCCGCCCACCCTGGCGGTATGGGGGTCGAACACGGGCGCCGCGCCAAACCTGGCGGAAGAACTGCGGCAGGTGCCGGGGGTGGCGGTGGTCAGCACTCTGCGCTTTGCCGCCACGCAGATTAAAGACATATCCGTGGGGATTCTGGGCATCGAACCGGGCACTTACCGGCAGTTGGATTTGCTGTCCTTCGCCGAAGGCGATGCCGATGCGGCATACCGCGCCATGGAAAATGAACGCGCCATGATTATCAACGGCGTGCTGGGGGCGGCGGCAGGCATTCAGCCCGGTGACGAAGTTGAACTGCTTACCCCCAAGGGGAAGCAAACCTACCGCGTGGTAGCGCTGGCAACCGATTACCTGAACGCCAAAACGACCACAGCGTACATTTCCCAACACTTCATTGAAGAGGACTTCGGGCGCAATGAGGATATCTTCTTCCATATCAACATCACTCCCGATGCCGACCGGCAAGCTGTGGAAAACGCCTTTACGGGCATTTTGAAGAATTACCCGCAGTTCAAACTAGTGGACGGGAAGAAATACGTGGAAGAAAACGCCCGCCTGTTCGATGCTGTCTTCCTGGGAATGTACGTGATGGCGGCATTCCTCGCCATTCCCTCGCTGATTGCCATGGTGAACACGCTGGCAATTGGCGTGATTGAGCGCACCCGCGAAATCGGCATGCTGAGGGCGGTAGGCGCCATCCGCCGGCAGGTGCGGCGCATGATTCTCTCGGAAGCGCTCATCCTCTCCGCCATCGGCACGGCGTTCGGCATTCTGGCAGGACTGTACATGGGTTACATGGCAGTGAAAGCCTTTGAAGCCATGGGCTTCCCGATGGAATACCTCTTCCCCGGCTCGGGTATCCTGATTGCCATTGCCGTGGGCATCCTGTTCGGCGCACTGGCGGCGATTGTGCCTGCCCGTCAAGCCGCGCGGCTGGATGTGGTGGAAGCCCTGCGCTACGAGTAA
- a CDS encoding aminoglycoside 6-adenylyltransferase, giving the protein MRTEQEMMDLILTFARNDERVRAVILNGSRANPNAPRDFFQDFDIVFVVTDDAPFKQDRSWMRCFGDLMIVQVPEEMGYPVEESSTDIYVYLMQFTDGNRIDLTIHPLQRLSELGRDSLSVLLLDKDGIIEPFPPPHEGDYLPKPPTPRQFADCCNEFWWVSTYVAKGLWREEITYAKAMMEVCRAQLFAILRWYIGMRTDFQVNPGKEGKYYRKYLEPERWARLLATYADADPRRTWNALFAMADLFRDTAQVVAQRFGLTYPQEEDSKVSAFLLQVRALPRTATSLEG; this is encoded by the coding sequence ATGCGCACCGAACAGGAAATGATGGATTTGATTCTCACCTTTGCCCGCAACGACGAGCGTGTGCGGGCGGTGATTCTCAACGGATCGCGCGCCAACCCCAATGCCCCGCGCGATTTCTTTCAGGACTTCGATATCGTCTTTGTGGTCACCGATGATGCGCCGTTTAAACAGGATCGGAGTTGGATGCGCTGCTTCGGCGATCTGATGATTGTTCAAGTCCCCGAAGAGATGGGCTACCCCGTGGAGGAATCTTCCACCGATATTTACGTTTATCTCATGCAGTTCACCGACGGCAACCGCATTGACCTCACCATTCACCCGCTTCAGCGTTTGTCTGAACTCGGACGCGACAGTTTGAGCGTGCTGTTGCTGGATAAGGACGGCATCATCGAACCCTTTCCGCCTCCGCACGAAGGCGATTACCTGCCCAAGCCGCCCACTCCGCGCCAGTTTGCCGACTGCTGTAACGAGTTCTGGTGGGTCAGCACATACGTTGCCAAAGGCTTGTGGCGCGAGGAAATCACCTATGCCAAAGCCATGATGGAGGTTTGCCGCGCGCAGTTGTTCGCCATTCTGCGCTGGTATATCGGCATGCGCACCGATTTTCAGGTCAACCCCGGCAAAGAGGGCAAGTACTACCGCAAATATCTCGAGCCGGAACGCTGGGCGCGCTTGCTGGCAACCTACGCCGATGCCGACCCCCGGCGCACCTGGAACGCGCTGTTTGCCATGGCCGATCTCTTCCGTGATACAGCGCAGGTGGTGGCACAGCGCTTTGGTTTGACCTATCCTCAGGAAGAAGACTCAAAGGTAAGCGCTTTTTTGCTTCAGGTGCGCGCTCTGCCGCGCACGGCAACTTCGCTGGAGGGGTAG
- the bfr gene encoding bacterioferritin gives MKGKESVLKTLNALLADELTAINQYILHSEMCANWGFDRLHKVIEKRAIDEMKHAEKLIGRILFLEGMPVVSQLNPMHIGATVAEMLEKDHASEADAVKAYNQAVRLCVEEGDNGSRALLESILNDEEDHIDWLEAQLDQIRQMGLENYLSQQLED, from the coding sequence ATGAAAGGCAAAGAAAGCGTTTTGAAAACCCTCAATGCTCTGCTGGCAGATGAACTGACCGCGATCAATCAGTACATCCTGCACTCTGAAATGTGCGCTAACTGGGGCTTTGACCGCTTGCACAAAGTCATCGAGAAACGCGCCATTGACGAGATGAAACATGCCGAAAAACTCATCGGGCGCATTTTGTTCCTGGAAGGCATGCCGGTGGTCAGCCAGTTAAACCCCATGCACATTGGCGCAACCGTTGCCGAAATGCTGGAGAAAGACCACGCTTCCGAGGCGGACGCCGTCAAGGCTTACAATCAAGCCGTGCGCTTGTGTGTGGAAGAGGGCGATAACGGCTCGCGCGCCCTGCTGGAAAGCATTTTGAACGATGAAGAGGATCACATTGACTGGCTGGAAGCCCAACTGGATCAGATCCGCCAGATGGGGCTGGAAAACTACCTCAGCCAGCAACTGGAGGACTGA
- a CDS encoding DinB family protein — translation MLIRIGLENGFESRRSIAWALDYPGAFAYGRDGSEALLNMPQALVRYEHWVNRHAGEPRLNMSHLDLRLVETWEVYCINEAFEVVPEGLEINSFFRDDWRPLTEEEVRHGLDLLSWSRADLLAIVRDLPAEKLDQTYEGQRWSIRGILAHVATAEWWYLNRFGLMGERSSLPKDPFQRLEVVRQRLMEVLPSLAGSKQVLGVDGELWSPRKLLRRALWHEMDHIGHIVELL, via the coding sequence ATGTTGATTCGCATTGGACTGGAAAACGGTTTTGAAAGTCGCCGTTCGATTGCCTGGGCGCTGGATTACCCCGGCGCATTTGCCTATGGCAGAGATGGCAGTGAAGCTCTGCTCAATATGCCGCAGGCACTGGTGCGCTATGAGCATTGGGTCAACCGCCATGCCGGAGAGCCGCGCCTGAACATGAGCCACCTGGATTTGCGTCTGGTGGAAACCTGGGAAGTGTACTGCATCAATGAAGCCTTTGAAGTGGTGCCCGAAGGGTTAGAAATCAATTCCTTCTTCCGCGATGATTGGCGTCCATTGACTGAAGAAGAGGTCAGGCACGGCTTGGATTTGCTCTCCTGGAGCCGAGCCGATCTCCTTGCCATTGTGCGCGATTTGCCCGCCGAAAAACTTGATCAGACCTACGAAGGACAGCGCTGGAGCATCCGCGGCATTCTGGCGCATGTGGCTACTGCCGAGTGGTGGTATCTCAACCGCTTTGGGTTGATGGGCGAGCGTTCGTCTCTGCCCAAAGATCCTTTCCAGCGGCTGGAGGTGGTGCGCCAGCGTTTGATGGAGGTGTTGCCTTCTCTGGCTGGCTCAAAACAAGTGCTGGGTGTGGATGGCGAACTGTGGAGCCCGCGCAAACTACTGCGCCGTGCTCTTTGGCACGAAATGGATCATATCGGACATATTGTGGAACTGCTGTAG
- a CDS encoding PEP/pyruvate-binding domain-containing protein: MVTHGSHPGRQFRIYLALCQYPVLAGRIRARMRRELFERGIITPLEFEEQARALAIQTQEWEGLRDPYGEEPAEMWELRLQRVRDHHTDYLFSQYLSYELFEQLVWEVLRERGVTFEDQALSFNPELAPLELVFEEAFRIESMPPEQRAPLEARLKENKVVIIRTLISDQLGYLDVAKQWFTVEDLAEIRRRKIGTGRIGGKAAGMLLALRILRSSGDPEILECLNVPDSYFIGSDVFYTFMTVNNLVRWNDQKYKSEEEMRTDYPQIVRDFESGQFPVDILDHLRDLLARIGKKPLIVRSSSLLEDNFGTSFAGKYESVFLPNQGDVEQNLRELVRGITRVYASTLNPGALLYRRSKRLQDYDERMAILLQVVEGERYGRYFMPHAAGVAFSRNLYRWAPQIRREDGFVRLVWGLGTRAVDRVGNDYPRLVALSHPLLRPSTDPKQVRRYSQQYVDLIDLEDNVFKSLPVHEVLDARYPPLRYLAQVDRDGYFESLRSALLDVTPRHLVITFEELLKRTDFAEKMRHILKTLEKNYHSPVDLEFTLNIEYADHTQPHLCITILQCRPQSSLMPTEVVSLPVNLQPEDIIFSTRFVVPEGVVSGIDYVLYVPPEGYFQLESMDLRNLLVRTIARLNAVLENERFICVGPGRWGSANSDLGVPVNYGDIYHTRALVELSGQGVGSAPEPSLGTHFFQDLIESQIYPLAIVLDDPQSVFNRRFFDGSPNRVEQFIQVDARILPALRLIRVADFRPGHHLRLVMSDEKSYAVAYLEPKNA, from the coding sequence ATGGTCACGCACGGCTCGCACCCGGGACGGCAGTTCCGTATCTATCTAGCATTGTGTCAGTACCCGGTGCTGGCGGGGCGCATTCGGGCGCGCATGCGCCGCGAACTTTTCGAGCGGGGCATCATCACCCCGCTTGAATTTGAAGAACAAGCCCGTGCACTAGCCATTCAGACCCAGGAATGGGAGGGCTTGCGCGACCCCTACGGCGAAGAACCCGCCGAAATGTGGGAACTGCGCCTTCAGCGGGTGCGCGATCATCACACCGATTATCTGTTCAGTCAATATCTTTCCTACGAACTCTTTGAGCAACTGGTTTGGGAGGTGCTGCGCGAACGCGGGGTGACCTTTGAAGACCAGGCGCTTTCGTTTAACCCCGAACTTGCGCCGCTCGAACTGGTCTTCGAGGAAGCCTTCCGCATTGAATCCATGCCGCCGGAACAGCGCGCTCCCCTGGAAGCCCGCCTGAAAGAGAACAAGGTGGTCATCATCCGCACCCTCATCAGCGACCAACTGGGCTACCTGGACGTTGCCAAGCAGTGGTTTACGGTAGAGGATCTGGCGGAAATTCGCCGTCGCAAAATTGGCACCGGACGCATCGGCGGTAAAGCCGCAGGCATGTTGCTGGCACTGCGCATTCTGCGCTCTTCGGGTGACCCCGAGATTCTGGAGTGCCTCAACGTGCCGGATTCGTACTTCATCGGCTCGGATGTCTTCTATACCTTCATGACCGTCAACAATCTGGTGCGCTGGAACGACCAGAAGTACAAGAGCGAAGAGGAAATGCGCACCGACTACCCGCAAATTGTGCGCGACTTTGAGTCCGGACAATTTCCGGTAGATATTCTGGACCACCTGCGCGATTTGCTGGCGCGTATTGGCAAAAAGCCGCTTATCGTGCGCTCATCCAGTTTGCTGGAAGACAACTTCGGCACTTCGTTTGCCGGGAAGTACGAGAGCGTCTTCCTGCCCAATCAGGGCGATGTAGAGCAGAACCTGCGCGAATTGGTGCGCGGCATTACCCGTGTGTACGCCTCTACGCTTAACCCGGGGGCATTGCTCTACCGGCGCAGCAAACGCCTGCAGGACTATGATGAGCGCATGGCAATTCTGCTTCAGGTGGTGGAAGGTGAGCGTTACGGGCGCTATTTCATGCCACACGCCGCCGGCGTGGCATTCAGCCGCAACCTGTACCGCTGGGCGCCGCAAATTCGCCGCGAGGATGGCTTCGTGCGGTTGGTGTGGGGACTGGGAACGCGCGCGGTGGACCGTGTGGGCAACGATTATCCCCGCCTGGTGGCGCTCAGTCATCCGTTGTTGCGCCCTTCGACCGACCCGAAACAGGTGCGCCGCTATTCTCAACAGTATGTGGACCTGATTGACCTGGAGGATAACGTCTTCAAGTCTTTGCCTGTTCATGAGGTGCTGGATGCGCGCTACCCGCCTCTGCGCTATCTGGCGCAGGTGGATCGTGACGGCTATTTTGAGTCTCTGCGCAGTGCTTTGCTGGATGTCACGCCGCGGCATCTGGTGATCACCTTTGAGGAATTGCTCAAGCGCACCGACTTTGCCGAGAAGATGCGCCATATCCTCAAGACGCTGGAAAAAAACTACCATTCTCCGGTGGATCTTGAATTTACGTTGAACATCGAATATGCCGATCATACTCAGCCGCACCTTTGTATTACCATTCTGCAGTGCCGCCCGCAGTCCAGTCTGATGCCCACCGAGGTCGTCAGTTTGCCGGTTAATTTGCAACCGGAAGATATCATCTTCTCGACACGCTTTGTGGTGCCGGAAGGGGTGGTTTCGGGAATTGATTATGTGCTGTACGTCCCGCCGGAAGGCTACTTCCAGCTGGAAAGTATGGACCTGCGCAATCTGCTGGTGCGCACCATTGCCCGCCTGAACGCCGTGCTGGAGAACGAGCGTTTCATCTGTGTGGGTCCCGGACGCTGGGGAAGCGCCAACTCCGATTTGGGGGTGCCAGTCAACTACGGCGATATCTACCACACCCGCGCGCTGGTGGAACTTTCCGGGCAGGGGGTAGGAAGCGCGCCCGAACCTTCTTTGGGGACGCACTTCTTCCAGGACTTGATCGAGTCTCAAATTTACCCGCTGGCAATTGTGCTGGATGATCCTCAGAGCGTCTTCAACCGCCGCTTTTTCGATGGTTCGCCCAACCGCGTGGAACAGTTCATTCAGGTGGATGCGCGCATTCTGCCTGCTCTGCGCCTCATTCGTGTAGCAGATTTCCGTCCCGGACATCATCTGCGTCTGGTGATGAGCGATGAGAAATCCTATGCAGTGGCGTATTTAGAACCGAAGAACGCCTGA
- the dnaN gene encoding DNA polymerase III subunit beta: MKVTVSQQHLAHGLGLVSRAVAPRSTLPVLGNVLLATDEGRLRLAATNLELGISCWLGAQIQEEGSITVPARLFADLIGTLPNEMIHLAVNPRSMALSVKCGSSSTELKGIDAAEFPPVPAVDSDHGVLLPVADFKEMIQQVAFAASTEEARPVLQGVQMVISGDEISLAATDGFRISVRQMRLSEPVAQPISVIIPARALQELARIAQEGEVRLIVPPGRGQVVFQMENLQLTSQLIDGNFPDYKVILPRSYKTHTIVSTEALLKAVKQAEIIARMGNGVVRLHLQKFDDRPGQIEISAQSEETGANESLVDANIEGPTLAIAFNVKFLREALEVIKTPNLVLQTNDNRSPARLQPVGDESFQHVIMPMHLG; encoded by the coding sequence ATGAAGGTTACGGTATCGCAACAGCATCTGGCGCATGGACTGGGTCTGGTTTCTCGAGCGGTTGCACCGCGGAGCACTCTGCCCGTGCTGGGAAATGTCCTGCTGGCGACCGATGAAGGACGTTTACGCCTGGCAGCCACCAATCTGGAACTGGGAATTTCCTGCTGGCTGGGCGCACAAATTCAGGAAGAAGGTTCCATTACCGTGCCTGCCCGCCTGTTTGCCGACTTAATTGGCACCCTGCCCAACGAGATGATTCATCTGGCGGTCAATCCGCGTTCGATGGCGCTCTCTGTCAAATGCGGTTCTTCTTCCACCGAATTGAAGGGCATTGATGCGGCGGAATTTCCGCCCGTTCCGGCGGTGGACAGCGACCACGGTGTGCTTTTGCCGGTCGCCGACTTCAAAGAGATGATTCAGCAGGTTGCCTTTGCAGCATCTACCGAGGAAGCCCGACCCGTCTTGCAGGGGGTGCAGATGGTCATCAGCGGTGATGAAATTTCGCTGGCAGCCACGGATGGTTTCCGTATCTCGGTGCGTCAGATGCGTCTGAGCGAGCCGGTTGCTCAGCCTATTTCCGTCATCATTCCTGCTCGCGCTCTGCAGGAACTGGCGCGCATTGCGCAGGAGGGTGAAGTGCGTCTCATCGTTCCGCCCGGACGCGGTCAGGTGGTTTTCCAGATGGAAAACCTGCAACTTACCTCGCAGTTGATTGACGGCAATTTCCCCGACTACAAGGTCATCCTGCCGCGCTCGTACAAGACTCACACCATTGTCTCCACCGAAGCCCTGCTCAAAGCCGTCAAACAGGCGGAGATTATTGCCCGCATGGGCAATGGGGTGGTGCGCCTGCACTTGCAGAAGTTCGATGACCGACCCGGGCAGATTGAAATCTCTGCTCAATCTGAAGAGACCGGTGCCAACGAGTCGCTGGTGGATGCCAACATTGAAGGTCCCACGCTGGCGATTGCCTTCAACGTCAAATTCCTGCGCGAGGCTCTGGAAGTCATCAAGACGCCCAACCTGGTCCTGCAGACCAACGACAACCGCTCTCCGGCGCGCCTGCAACCGGTGGGCGATGAGTCTTTCCAGCATGTGATTATGCCCATGCACCTGGGCTGA